aagtgttttatctcatatcatgcatcttattattataatttttttaaattttcacaaaaaatataataaacaattcaacttttttaaatctcaattcaacttttttaaattccaaaacaacaacaataataataataataaataacattctaaaaatatttttttcaacttttaactttcatctaaaaccatctcatctcatctctaaattaaaaccagccctaaatatgttttattccaaatgaataatattcatctcaaATGATCAGATGAAgaaaattcttatatatatggatatcgGCCTTCTTCGACAATCTGTTGGTGAATTAACTTATTATTGCATGGttgaataatattaatctcAAATGATCAGATGAAGAAAATTCTTATATGGATATCGGCCTTCTTCGACAATCTGTTGGTGAATTAACTTAGTATTGCATGGTTTTAGCTGGCCTTTAATCCTGTACTTGTGCATGCAGGGAGTGTGCAAAAACCGGATAAATCATCAGCAAATTTCTTGTCGTTTATTGGTAATTTGGACAAGCGATTGAAGTTGGACTGTAGCATCAAGTGTGGAGATGGTAAGTATCATGCGGCACTGTCTATGATGGCCTCTAAAGCATCGTATGAGAACAGATCCTATCTCGAAGCTACGGTCAAGGATCAATGGAAGGTATAGATCTTTATCTTAAATTCACGTAATTAAGCtgtaattttatttgttaatggGTTAAGGCCTTGATATGTACGTTCGTTCGTGTCCTGCATGCATGCGCAGATGGAGTTCGTGGACTCTTACGATTTCTGGAacggtaatatatatataattcagatACTACgcaattttcatataatctgcATGTACTACTACTACTTATGTATGCAGATTCATGATAAGAAATAACATCTTACATAATTGATTCTTATAAATTTTGTGAGGCAGATTATCAAGAAAAAGCCACAACACAAGCCTTTGTGCTTCGAGATAAAAACGAAGGGCAGGATACCATTGTTGTTGCCTTTAGAGGAACCGAACCCTTTGATTCAGATGCATGGTGTTCTGACTTTGACATCTCCTGGTATGAACTTCCTGGAGTCGGAAGAATCCATGGCGGCTTCATGAAATCCCTAGGGTTGCAGAAGAATGTTGGCTGGCCTAAGGAATTAGGTAAACAAGACGACAGCCCCCCAAAATTATTAGCGTACTATGCCATTAGAGACCTGTTAAAAGAACTTTTGAAACAAAACGACCAGGCAAGGTATATATTGACGGGCCACAGTATGGGTGGGTCTCTAGCAATTCTCTTTCCGGCCATATTGTTAATGCACGACGAGAAATTGTTGTTGCAGCGGTTGGATGGTGTTTATACGTATGGGCAGCCTAGGGTTGGAGATAGAAACTTTGGGAAGTTTATGGAAAAACATTTGGCGGAGTACAACATACGTTATTTTAGGTTTGTTTACAGCAATGATCTGGTGCCTAGGTTGCCCTACGATGACAAAACACTCATGTTCAAGCACTTTGGGACATGCCTCTACTATAATACAGCATACGAAGGAAAGGTAATGGATCAGCTTTTTAATTGAgacgatcgatcgatcgatcgggTGATTcaatgcatatatgcatgcatagaTCAAAATCATGATCAATGAactatatcatatatatcgtTCATTAAtgtgtaattaattaatgtatttttttgggttttttttttttttaatattaatgcaGATTGTTTCTGAGGAACCAAACAAGAACTATTTCTCACTCCTGGGAGCCATTCCTATGATGCTAACTGCATTTCGGGAGCTGTTCAGAAGCTTTACAATCAAGTATACAAGGGGACCGGAGTACAGAGAAAGCTCGCTCCTCAAAATATTTAGGGTAATTGGTTTGATAATTCCAGGAATACCAGCTCATTGCCCACAAGATTATGTAAATGCCACTCGATTGGGACCCTCTGACTTATTTCTGCCACGTCCCAAGGACCCAGAAAACCAATCAAAAGTAGTTCATGAAAACATGACTGCATGCCCAAAACAGTTTTAGGAGTACTTGTTATCATGGCTGGCGTTGTTAGCTTGTCCTCATGAAGTAGTATTGCATTATAATTTGGCGTGGTTTGATCTAATTAAGGATGGGATTATGGTATTAAATGAAGTTTTAGCTCCGAAACTGGAAATCGATCGATCCCATATTTGGAATTAAGTCTGTGCAgtactataatattattatatgtaaatgATCACTCGATCAGTACTGCTCCGTCCAGAATCAGTCATATTGATGTATGCATGTCTCCATTAATATTAGaattaacttattatttatttgtctgGCTTCATTAATATTTCTTCCATTTAATTAGTCAGCACACTAAAAGGAAAGTGACTTATCCCCGGTAAAAGTCTTATAAATCGTTGTTATTGACTTTTCCCAACGATTTATACCTCGCTGCATGTTCGTCGGTATTATTCCTCTACTTCTGATCTATCCTAACGGAAATCAAAAATCGCTACTAAAAGGTTATCTTTTctggccatttttttttctgccgcaaattttaaataaaacgcTGCAAATACCCATTTAGTTTGCCTATTAAATCGCCGGAAAACCTTTTTGCGGTGAATTATATATAGTCGTcacaaaaagttaataaatcgTCGCTAATGAGGAGATCTATTCCAACGGCCTAATAAAATCGCTGGAAAACTTTTTGCAAAAACATGAATTGATTTCGCTAGTAAAAATTGCCAATAAAAACTATTTCCAACAATATACGATCGCCGAAAATAAGTTTAatatgcaaaaaa
Above is a genomic segment from Juglans microcarpa x Juglans regia isolate MS1-56 chromosome 1D, Jm3101_v1.0, whole genome shotgun sequence containing:
- the LOC121249529 gene encoding triacylglycerol lipase OBL1; protein product: MAMAAATCDKGFSCSYMILKPEEVRFFDLIHILFSSDIGKRDFVDSAGPDGTEESFRRRWLIFVSIVAQKFLQFVAKPLGFVGSVIETWLNLVSSNRSLGRLFLNIFQGSVQKPDKSSANFLSFIGNLDKRLKLDCSIKCGDGKYHAALSMMASKASYENRSYLEATVKDQWKMEFVDSYDFWNDYQEKATTQAFVLRDKNEGQDTIVVAFRGTEPFDSDAWCSDFDISWYELPGVGRIHGGFMKSLGLQKNVGWPKELGKQDDSPPKLLAYYAIRDLLKELLKQNDQARYILTGHSMGGSLAILFPAILLMHDEKLLLQRLDGVYTYGQPRVGDRNFGKFMEKHLAEYNIRYFRFVYSNDLVPRLPYDDKTLMFKHFGTCLYYNTAYEGKIVSEEPNKNYFSLLGAIPMMLTAFRELFRSFTIKYTRGPEYRESSLLKIFRVIGLIIPGIPAHCPQDYVNATRLGPSDLFLPRPKDPENQSKVVHENMTACPKQF